One window of the Solanum stenotomum isolate F172 chromosome 11, ASM1918654v1, whole genome shotgun sequence genome contains the following:
- the LOC125845871 gene encoding uncharacterized mitochondrial protein AtMg00810-like, whose translation MNRKLTTLDYYVAVGVSDNPELDDNLSYQKLIGKLLYVTITRPDICFAVQMLSQFMQRPKYSHLDSSLRIVRYLKDAPDLGILLPAGDIIITAAFCDVLGKTRQNTRRLVTEYVIMLGCSLVSWKFKKQHTISKRSAETEYRSMAIFTAEIIWLTGLLRDSDFVLSSSMGLFCDSKLADLLTKGLTSAQHHSLLSKLGVFDVYHPSSLRGSIGYFLLVCYQSEKLLNATLNAVSFDCSSQFLLFF comes from the exons ATGAATAGAAAACTCACCACTCTGGATTATTATGTAGCAGTTGGAGTTTCTGATAATCCTGAGCTAGATGATAATTTGAGCTATCAAAAACTCATTGGGAAGTTGTTGTATGTGACCATCACTAGACCAGATATTTGTTTTGCAGTTCAGATGCTCAGTCAGTTTATGCAAAGGCCTAAATATTCTCATTTGGATAGTTCTTTGAGGATAGTGAGATATCTAAAGGATGCTCCTGATTTAGGGATTCTTCTTCCTGCTGGAGACATCATTATTACGGCTGCTTTCTGCGATGTGTTGGGAAAGACAAGACAAAACACTAGGAGGTTGGTTACAGAGTATGTGATTATGCTTGGATGTTCCTTAGTATCATGGAAATTCAAGAAACAACACACGATTAGCAAGAGATCTGCAGAGACTGAGTACAGGAGCATGGCTATTTTCACTGCAGAGATTATTTGGTTGACAGGTCTACTCAGAGATAGTGATTTTGTTCTGTCCTCATCTATGGGGTTGTTTTGTGACAGCAAG CTTGCTGATTTACTGACCAAAGGACTTACTAGTGCTCAACATCATTCTTTGTTGTCCAAGCTTGGAGTGTTTGATGTCTATCACCCctctagcttgagggggagtattgGATATTTTTTGTTAGTCTGCTATCAGTCAGAGAA ATTGTTAAATGCTACATTGAATGCTGTCAGTTTTGATTGCTCCTCtcaatttttgttgttcttttaa